In Terriglobales bacterium, the genomic window CCCAAGCCCGATCAGCCGGAGGCGCGCAACCGCGACGAGAAGGTCCTGAGCCGCATGCAGGGGCGCATCTGGATCGACGCCCAGAACTACTTCCTGGTCAAAGGCGAACTCGATCTCACCCAGCCCGTGAGCGTGGGCGGCCCACTGGGGTCGGTCAAAACGGTTCACCTGGACTTCGCCAAAGAGATGGTCGCGCCCGGGCTGTGGTTATGGCAGCGCTGGAACTTGCAATACGGCGCCCGCGTGCTCTTCGGCTCCATCCACATGAGGCGGCACGGCGAATACTCGGACTTTCAGCCCCTCCCCCGCTAAAGATCGGCTGGCCATCCCCAAGGCGAAAAAGCAGACGTCAGACCTCTGAGGTCAGACGTCAGAGGGTTTCTCCGATGCCTCGATTTCCCCTGGAGGCGTCATCCTGAGGCGCTTCAGCGCCGAAGGATCTTGCGCGCAGCGCCGAGGACCCCACCCGTTATGCCGCCCCCTGTAGGAGAATAGGCCATGGCCTCGGTGCGCATCGACAAGTGGCTGTGGGCGGCGCGCTTCTTCAAGACGCGGGCTATGGCGGCGCGCGCCTGCCGGCTGGGCCGGGTGCTGTGCGGCGGGCAGCCGCTCAAGGCGGCGCGCGAGATCCGCCTCGGAGACAGGCTGCGCGTGACCAACGACAGCGGCGACTTCGAGGTGGAGGTCCTGCTGCTCAGCGAGGTGCGGGGCCCGGCGGCGGTGGCGCAGACCCTCTACCGTGAGAGCGAGGCCAGCCGGGAGTTACGGCTGAAGGCAGCAGCGGAGCGCAAGGCGATGGCGCAATTCGAACAGCTCCCCGCCGGCCGGCCCTCCAAGCGCGACCGCCGCCGGATCATCCAGTTCCGGGGAAGAGCCTGACGGCGGCGGGCCTGGGAACCCCCTCTCCCTTGTTGGGGGGAGTTACTTTCGTATCTTCGGTTTCGGCGGCTGCCGGGGTATCATCTCGATATTCTGCGGCCGGGCGGGCAACCTGGCCGCGCCCGCCGGGTTCATCTCCCCAGGCGGTGGGAAGGTTAGGGTCAGGGCATGAAGTTCTGCGACACCTGTCATAGCAGCTATCCCAACGAGTTCCAGACCTGTCCCAAGGACCAGGCCCCGCTGCGCGCCGCCTCCGAGCTGGTGCAGGGCATGGTCATCCGCGACAAGTACCAGGTGCTGGAGAAGATCGGGGCCGGCGGCATGGCCGTGGTCTACAAGGCCCGCCACCTGGCCTTCAACGAGATCCGCGCCTTGAAACTGGTCTCCAGCCGCATGCTGGAGGACCAGGACTTCCTCAAGCGCTTCAAGACCGAGGCCGTGATCACGCGCAAGCTGCAGCATGCCAACGCGGTGCGCGTGGACGACATCGACACCACCGAGGACGGCCGCCCCTTCATCGTCATGGAGTACGTGGCGGGGCAGAACCTGCGCGCGGTGATCGCCCAGGAAGGGCGGGTGGAGGTCAGCCGCGCCCTCAAGATCGCCAAGCAGGTGGCGCTGGCGCTGGGCGCCGCCCATCGCCTGGGCATCACCCACCGCGACATCAAGCCCGACAACATCCTGCTGGTCACGCAACCCGACTCGAGCGACCTGGTCAAGGTGCTGGACTTCGGCATCGCCAAGGTGCGCGAGGGCGCCTTCGACACCGGCGCCGGCTACACCGCCACCCAGACCGGCATGGTGGTGGGCACGCCCCAGTACATCTCTCCGGAACAGGCCATGGGCAAGCACGGCCAGGAGGTCGACGGGCGTGCCGACCTCTATTCCCTGGGCGTGGTGCTCTACGAGATGATCACCGGGCAGTTGCCCTTCGAGTCGGACACCCCCATGGGCATGCTGCTGCACCACATCCAGACGGCGCCGCGTCCGCCGCATCTGCTCAAGCCCGAACTCAACATTCCCGAGCCGGTTTCCAAGCTGCTGATGAAGGCGCTGGCCAAACATCCCCAGGACCGCTTCCAGAGCGCCGACGAGATGTACGAGGCGCTGCGCCATCCCCGCGAGTGGATCGCGGCCAGCCACGCCGGGACTCAGGCCACGCAGGTCATGGGTTCGCCGCGGCATGAAGAAGGGGTGCCGACGCCACCGGCGGCGCCGGTTGCTCCCACCACTGTGGTGTCGCCGCGTGCGGCCTCCCCGCAGCCGGTCGCGGCAGCCCCCGCTGCGCCCAGACCGGTGGCGGCGTCGCGGGCGGCCGCGCCGCGGCGTGTCCCGCCGGCGCCGACGGCCGGCGGCGCTCCCTGGGGACGCATCGCCGTGGTCCTGCTGGCGCTGGCGCTGCTGGGTGCGGGCGGCTACT contains:
- a CDS encoding RNA-binding S4 domain-containing protein, with amino-acid sequence MASVRIDKWLWAARFFKTRAMAARACRLGRVLCGGQPLKAAREIRLGDRLRVTNDSGDFEVEVLLLSEVRGPAAVAQTLYRESEASRELRLKAAAERKAMAQFEQLPAGRPSKRDRRRIIQFRGRA
- a CDS encoding protein kinase, with translation MKFCDTCHSSYPNEFQTCPKDQAPLRAASELVQGMVIRDKYQVLEKIGAGGMAVVYKARHLAFNEIRALKLVSSRMLEDQDFLKRFKTEAVITRKLQHANAVRVDDIDTTEDGRPFIVMEYVAGQNLRAVIAQEGRVEVSRALKIAKQVALALGAAHRLGITHRDIKPDNILLVTQPDSSDLVKVLDFGIAKVREGAFDTGAGYTATQTGMVVGTPQYISPEQAMGKHGQEVDGRADLYSLGVVLYEMITGQLPFESDTPMGMLLHHIQTAPRPPHLLKPELNIPEPVSKLLMKALAKHPQDRFQSADEMYEALRHPREWIAASHAGTQATQVMGSPRHEEGVPTPPAAPVAPTTVVSPRAASPQPVAAAPAAPRPVAASRAAAPRRVPPAPTAGGAPWGRIAVVLLALALLGAGGYYVVGRRSAAAANTPVPAASPSPPVVQPAPVAGSPAGEDAAKPAASATPPAAQPEEPTSQVREARELIARGRAALDTGDYAGAIASFRQALQIDPGNAAAQAGLRRAQRARRAEAEVLGRRR